In Papio anubis isolate 15944 chromosome 20, Panubis1.0, whole genome shotgun sequence, a single window of DNA contains:
- the EID2B gene encoding EP300-interacting inhibitor of differentiation 2B, whose protein sequence is MAESTGLLEMSELPGDSSVPQVGTASGVSDILQGAVGGGVRVRESGEGPVAEATRSMARVPSPVPEPIPSSVPGLASAPDPHQQLAFLEINRQLLFREYLDGSSMIPVRLLRDFEERRRLFVEGCRAREAAFDADPPQMDFAAVAFTVALTASEALSPLAD, encoded by the coding sequence ATGGCGGAGTCGACTGGACTGTTGGAGATGTCTGAGCTCCCCGGAGACAGCAGTGTCCCACAGGTGGGCACAGCGAGTGGCGTCAGCGACATACTGCAGGGGGCAGTCGGCGGCGGGGTTCGGGTGCGGGAGTCCGGGGAAGGCCCAGTGGCCGAAGCTACGCGGTCCATGGCGCGGGTGCCGAGCCCTGTGCCCGAGCCCATCCCCAGCAGCGTCCCGGGCCTGGCGTCCGCGCCAGACCCCCATCAGCAGCTCGCTTTCTTAGAAATTAACCGGCAGCTCTTGTTCCGCGAGTATCTGGATGGTAGCTCCATGATTCCGGTCAGATTACTACGGGATTTCGAGGAACGCCGCAGGCTGTTCGTGGAAGGCTGCAGGGCGAGAGAAGCAGCCTTTGACGCGGATCCACCGCAGATGGACTTCGCTGCTGTCGCGTTTACTGTAGCGCTGACTGCCTCCGAGGCCCTC
- the EID2 gene encoding EP300-interacting inhibitor of differentiation 2, with amino-acid sequence MSNLPADSSVPQTSAANGDRDVPQAEVGRGRREPAPAQPEEAGEGAMAAARGGPMPAAREGRMAAARGAPAAAARGAPVAAAAVARAAAAGRESPAAAAAREARMAEVARLLGEPVDEEGPEGRPRSRHGNGGLAALPYLRLRHPLSVLGINYQQFLRHYLENYPIAPGRIQELEERRRRFVEACRAREAAFDAEYQRNPHRVDLDILTFTIALTASEVINPLIEELGCDKFINRE; translated from the coding sequence ATGTCCAACCTGCCCGCAGACAGCAGCGTCCCGCAGACAAGCGCGGCGAATGGTGACAGAGACGTCCCGCAGGCGGAGGTAGGCCGCGGGAGGCGGGAGCCGGCCCCGGCACAGCCTGAGGAGGCCGGGGAAGGCGCGATGGCGGCGGCCAGGGGAGGCCCGATGCCGGCGGCCAGGGAAGGTCGGATGGCGGCGGCCAGGGGAGCCCCGGCGGCGGCAGCCAGGGGAGCCCCGGTGGCAGCGGCGGCGGTGGCCAGGGCAGCCGCGGCGGGCAGGGAAAgcccggcggcggcggcagccAGAGAAGCCCGGATGGCGGAGGTCGCCCGCTTGCTGGGGGAGCCGGTGGACGAAGAGGGTCCCGAGGGCAGGCCCAGGTCCAGGCACGGGAACGGAGGCCTAGCTGCGTTGCCCTATCTCCGTCTCCGCCACCCACTTAGCGTTTTAGGAATAAATTACCAGCAGTTTCTCCGCCACTATCTGGAAAATTACCCGATTGCTCCCGGCAGAATACAAGAGCTTGAAGAACGCCGCAGGCGATTCGTGGAAGCCTGCAGAGCAAGGGAAGCAGCGTTTGATGCCGAATATCAGCGAAATCCTCACAGGGTGGACCTCGATATTTTAACCTTTACGATAGCTCTGACTGCATCTGAAGTTATCAACCCTCTGATAGAAGAACTTGGTTGTGATAAGTTTATCAATAGAGAATAG
- the LOC103880094 gene encoding uncharacterized protein LOC103880094 translates to MSCSSRTRNELSPVPTRQPPGQEKGASDICTAHTAEFKSPLLRCPSDVDKFLLCEPMRSDDSESIMGPPKDSGKCGPGWPVCADLHLQVRLEGNFWRVGWN, encoded by the exons ATGAGCTGCTCTTCCAGGACTAGGAATGAACTTTCCCCAGTACCAACCAGGCAGCCTCCAGGGCAAGAAAAG GGTGCCTCTGACATCTGCACAGCGCACACAGCCGAGTTTAAGAGCCCACTGTTAAGATGCCCAAGTGACGTTGACAAGTTTCTCCTCTGCGAGCCAATGAGATCTGATGACTCCGAGAGCATCATGGGACCGCCAAAGGATTCTGGAAAATGCGGTCCCGGGTGGCCAGTGTGCGCTGACCTTCACCTGCAG GTGCGGCTTGAGGGAAACTTCTGGAGGGTGGGGTGGAATTGA